A region of the Methanomassiliicoccales archaeon genome:
GGCTCTGTGACCTTCGATCCCACGACCTTCACCGAGGGTGAGGCTGGCTTCATATACATCAACGTAACCAACGTTGGTACCGCCAGGGCCGAGGGATTGTTCGCCGAGCTGTGGAAGATCAACCTGGACGGCAGCAGGACCGGGCTCAGCGATATCGGTGTGCTTCTGGTGAATGACACCGAGGTCACCTATCTCGAGCCAGGCGAAAGCGGTGTCATCCGCATGCAGGTCAGCCTCGGGTCAAAGGGTGACTACACCCTGCAGGTGAACGTCACTGCCAACAACGAGGTCGCCTCCAAGTTGAGCGACAACTCCGCCACTGTCTCCCTGACGGTCAACGAGGCCGGATGGAAGGCGTGGTTGTTGTATGGTGGGATATTCGCCGTGGTCATCGTGGTCATTGTTCTCTTCTTCTTCCGGAAGAAGCTGCCCATGATGCCCGGTAAGAAGCCTACTACCCCGCCGGCCAAGAAGAAATAAGCCGCAAACCCTTTAACCATCTTCTTTCTTTTTTTATTCAATGCTCAGGCTCATTGACTCCGGCACCTGTCATCCACTTTATTCTGTCGCATTGGAGGAAGCTATAATGGAATCGTGTGCCAAGGGGCTCATGCCTCCCACGCTGCACTTTTATGTAAGAGATCGACCGACCGTCTCCCTGGGCTACTTCGAAAGGGTGGCAGAGACAGTGGACATGGACGTGCTTTTACAGGAGGACATCTTTTTGGTCAGACGAATGTCTGGGGGGAGCACCATATTCACCGATCAGGGACAGTTGATATTCTCCCTTACGGTTGATCAGAGTTCGCTTCCTCGCCCGGACCAGGCCTATGCCCTCGCCTGCTCCGTTCTAGTGTCCGCCTTGAAAAGTTTAGGCGTAGAGGCGGAGCACAAACCACCAAATGACGTCCTTATTCAAGGAAGGAAGGTATCGGGCAGTGCCCAGACCCGAAAGCATGGCATGCTCCTGATACACGGCACGATGCTGGTGGATACGGATTTGGGCCTCATGCTCAAGGTCCTTCGTCCCCACGGGGATAAGGGGTCAAAGACCCGCTACGAGGTGACCTGTCTGTCCAAGGAGATGGGACGACCTGTGGGGATGGATGAGGTCAAGCAAGCCCTTATACAGGCCTTTGCAAACGGTATCGATCAAAGGATCGTCCCGATCCCGGTCAACGAGCGTGAGAACGGGCGGGTCAAGGATCTGATCGAAGAAAAATATGGAAAGGAGGAGTTCATCCTCCAGTTCTAACTACTGGAAGTTTTCCAGGTCCAGGAAGGCGAACTTCCTGCCGTCCATGAAAAAGCCCACCTTCTTGTGCAGCATCACGGCGTTCTTGCTGTCAGGCATAATAACGCTCTGAACGGCCTTCGCGCCTTTCTTTTTGGAGTCCAACGCCGCTTTCCGCAGCAGTTTCAGCCCGACCCCCTTGCGCCGGTGGTCCGGGTGTACGCCCACGTTCTCGATCCAAAGCACCTTCTCTATGTTGTTGACGTATTGGATCATCTGTGAGAAGAGGAATCCGATCACTTGCCCCTTCTCCATGGCCACGTAGCTCATGCCGCTTTCCCTGTAGAACTCGAAAGAATCTTTGGCCGAGGCACCCAGTTGTTCCATCAGTTCTGATGGTAGATCATCCCAACTCTTCTGCAAGGAGCTCTCCATGTAATCCCTGATACAGAACAGTTCTAAGGTCCTCACGTGCGACCTGTCCTCTTCCTTGATCTTCCTTATCTCTGCCATTACATCTCCTCCGGAGCAGCTATCCCCATGGTGATCAGGGCATTATGCAAAGCCCAGCGCGTTGCCTCTACCAAGCAGAGCCGGGCATCCTGATGTTCGGACCTCAACACCTGCACCGCCCCGTAGAACTGGTTAAGGGCCGAGGCTAGCTCATGACCATAGGTCGGGAGCATATTGATGCGTCGCTTCTCCCCTGCCTGCATGACCACTTCCGGGAACTGTGCCAGTGTCCATATGAGCTTACGCTCGAATGGGTCCGATAGTACCGAAAGGTCGGCCTGTTTATTATATTCTCCTATCTTCCTTAGAATGCTGCAGCAACGGGCATGGGCGTACTGCACGAAGGGAGCACTGTTGCCCTCAAAGTTCAACGCCTCCTCCCATTTGAATATGAGCTGCTTCTCTGCCTGAACTCGGATTATGTTGAAGCGGACCGCGCTCACACCGATGTCCTTGGCGATCTGCTTCTTCTTATCGTCGTCCAGGTCCGGGCGCCTGCTGCATACTTCATTATAGGCACGCTCCACCGCCTCGTCCAGCAGGTCATCCAGGTAGACCACCAGACCTTTCCTGGTGGACATTCGCCCCTCTGGAAGGGAGACGAAGGAATAGTATATGCATTCCGGTGCTCGCTCCGAGCCAAGTATCTGCAATGCCGAGGCAAGCTGTTTCTGGCCCAGCTTCTGATCCTCACCGAGTATGTTCAGCAACTGATCCGCTCGGTTGAACTTGTCCAAATGGTATGCCAAGTCTCTGGTGGTGTACAGTGTTGTCCCGTCCTTGCGGGTGAAGAAGAAGCGTGTATCGCGTCCATGCACCCCGAAGTCCTCCAGATTGAGGTAGTCGGCACCATCCTCGACCATGGCGTAATCCGAGGCCTTCAACCTCTCCACCACATCCCGGGCGCTACCATCTAGGATGTACTGTGATTCGTAAGTGTAATGGTCCAGAGTGACGTTGACGCTGCTCAGGCTCTCCCGGATGCCGTCAAGCATCTGGTCCACGGTTCGCCGTACGTTCATGATGGTATCTGGATCACCAGCCTCAAAGCGCTGGGTCATCTGTGATATCTCCGTCGCCACCTCGGACGACGATTCCATGAGCTTGTTTGCGACCTGGTAATAGCCCACTAACTTGTAGTCCATCTTCTCCCGGTCAGCCGGTGGCACGTCCTTCTCTGTGAGATGCGCCAAGGCCCATGTCAGCAACACCACCTGCTTCCCCACATCGTTCACGTAGTACTCGGTGGTGACATGATGTCCGCACATGCGGAGGCATCTCGCCAAGGTGTCTCCGATCAGGGGATTGCGCGCCCTGCCGACGTGAATGGGGCCAGTTGGATTCACTGAGGTGTGCTCCAGCAATATCTGTCCAGGACGAGGATCGCTCCGTCCGAAATTCTCTCGATGGTCCAACGCTTCATGGATCACTAAATGGCCAAGCAATGACTCGTTCACCCGGAAGTTCAGGTATCCTCGGTCCTCCCACACCTTGCCGATGTGTTCGTCTGGCGATAATGATGCGCAGAGATCCTTGGCAATGACCTGGGGCGCCTTGCGCAATGACTTGGCGAACTGGAAGCACGGTAGGGCGAGATCGGCCATCTCAGGGTCCGGTCGTTCCAACGTGAAATCCTCGGTGAACCCCAACGATGCCAGTTCTTTAGACAGACGTTCCTTGATACACGATTCGAAATGACCTAGGGCATCCATTTAAGCACCTATGCTAAATCTTAGGAGTCCGACGATGCCACCGAATGCCTTCAAGAGCATATCCCCTTCTTCGGATTCGGGGGAGATCAGTTCCACCTTGGTGCCCATAAGGCCCGCATTGTCGAACATGTCATCGACCAGATCAATATCCTTGACCACATTGCCCACGCCATCGCACTTGGGACAGGGCACGCTGCTACCTTCCGGGCTCTTATCGAAGCTCTTCTCCACAGTACCGCAGGCGGGGCATTCGATGGTGATGCGTCTCTTTCTCAGTCCCTCGGACAATAACAGTGTGTCCACCGCCCCGATCATTATGGCGTTGCGCACATGGTCCTCACCATAGACCGCCAGGCTATCATCGGTCTTGCGGACTTCTTCCAGAAACTTATGGAAGAAACGCTTCTCCCGCATGAGATCAAGGTCGTAAAGCTTGTCCTTGGCCTTGTCTACCAGCTCTTTCAAGCCGTATTCGTCAGTGTAACCGATATCGAACGAATCGATCACTTTTTTAGCGAGCTCATGGTGCAGATACCCTTCCTTGACGAAGAACTCCTTACTGGGGCCAGGTCCTCCGACCAGGATCCCCTCCAGTCCCTCAAGGTTCAGCATGGAGTCGGCCATGATGTCGGCGACCTTCTTGTAATACTCATTGGCCGCGATCTCGATGAGCCTTTCGAAACGCTGGGCCGACTGACCTCCCATCCGATGCTTGCTGGGTACCAAGGAGGGTAGGTTGCGGATGACGGTGATGGTCCTCCCCCTCAGCAAGCCCACAGTGGCTTCGCTACGGTCTATCACCACAAGGCCGTACACCTTCTTTTCCAGAAGCATGTCCTTCAGTGGTTCTAGATGAAAGTCGGAATCACATCGGTAGAGGAAGGTGGTGATCGGTTCTGGCGGTTCAAGCACGTACTGGACCATCTTTGTTTGATCACCCGAGGCGGAGATCTCCCCTACGAAGAAAATAACGCCGTTGGCCGGGGGATGCTTGAAGTATTTCAGTCTAGCCAATATGGATTGGATAGCTCCCTGCACGTTCTTGCGCGTGCTCGCCGACTTAATGTTGGATGACTGAGAGAACTCCTCGCGGAGATAAGCTGCAACGTCAAAGATCTGTTTGCCGGGCGGCACATAGACTGAAATGAGCTCTGTACCCCGTCCTTTCAGGTCCATGATCTCTTCCAGAGCCCTCTTGAAATCGTATTTTTGTCGATCCGAGAGGATCTCGCCCGTTATTCCTTCCATTAACTGAAACCTATCCTTTTTTTAGGTGAAAACGATTCCTGACTTATATCTGTTGGTATACTAATGGACAAGGTAGTGGTCTCCCTCGGCGGCTCCGTGATCGTGCCAGATGATAAGGACGACGTCTTTTTGAAGCGCTTAGCGAAGATGGTGAGCGATCTATGCGATAACTATCAAATTTACCTGGTCTGCGGAGGCGGCAAGGTCGCTCGATACTACATCCGCCTAGGACGCTCCCTTGATCTTTCCGAGGATCAACTGGACGATATGGGTATAATGACCACTCGTTTGAACGCCAAGTTGGTGTCCTTCGCATTGGGAGAGATGGCGGTCATCAAGATCCCCGAGGACATCATCGAAGCCCATAATCTGGAACGCAAAGGAAAGGTCGTGGTCATGGGAGGCACCGTCCCCGGACACACCACAGACGCTGTCTCATCAATGCTGGCTAAGGAGGTGGGAGCGGTACGGATCATTAACGGGACCTCGGTCGACGCCGCATACACCGCCGATCCAAAGAAGGACCCCAATGCTGAACGCCTCTCGTCGATAACCCATCAACATCTGTACGAACTGGTCAATATGGGGCTGCACGGTGCCGGCCCATCCAACGTCTTTGATAAGCTGGGCGCGCAGATCGCCCGGGACAATCACATTGATATCTATATTGTCAATGGACGCGATATGGAAGAGATGCGATCGGCCATCGAGGGAAAGTCCATCAAAGGGACGGTGGTTTCAGATTAGCATCTTTGGAAAGAAGCAGCCGGACAAGAAGAAACAGCAGGCCAAAAAAAAGAAGCAGCCGGTTTCTAAAAAAGAGTTGGTCAAGGCGGCAGATATCTCTCCCAAGAAGGTCCAGTCGAAACCATCTTCAAAGCTTACCCAGGTGCAGCATGACGCCCTATTTACCGGAGGCGCCTTCACCATATTAGGTGGTCTTTTGATCGCATTGTCCGCCATGCTTCCATGGATCGATATGCAGGGCAGCCCCGTGTTCATGCTGGATCTACTGGATATCGATATCCTTTACATCACCGCTCTATGCGTCCCGGTCCTGGGAGCACTGTTAATGGTTTTTTCCATCATCTCCTTGATCTACTTCTACCGGCCATCCAAAGGGAGGAGCAAGGTCCTCTTGATGCAAGTGATGGCGGCCGTCGCCGTATCCTTGTTGATAATCCTTGTGATATTGCTATTGCAGAAGGAATACCAAGGACAGGATGTAAAATACGGTACCGGGGCTTTCCTGAACGTCATCGGGGCTATATTGGTCATGTCAGGATCTGTGATCAGCACGACGGTATCCCAAAAAACGGTAAAGCCAGCATCAGGATTCCAGGGGCTGACCCAACGCAGCATGCGTCCCATCGGTCAAAAGGAGTGGAAACCACCGGAGACATCCGTCAAGCTGCCTCGATGTCCATCCTGCAATGAGGAGATGCAGCCCGGGTGGAAGGCTT
Encoded here:
- a CDS encoding lipoate--protein ligase family protein, translating into MESCAKGLMPPTLHFYVRDRPTVSLGYFERVAETVDMDVLLQEDIFLVRRMSGGSTIFTDQGQLIFSLTVDQSSLPRPDQAYALACSVLVSALKSLGVEAEHKPPNDVLIQGRKVSGSAQTRKHGMLLIHGTMLVDTDLGLMLKVLRPHGDKGSKTRYEVTCLSKEMGRPVGMDEVKQALIQAFANGIDQRIVPIPVNERENGRVKDLIEEKYGKEEFILQF
- a CDS encoding GNAT family N-acetyltransferase — its product is MAEIRKIKEEDRSHVRTLELFCIRDYMESSLQKSWDDLPSELMEQLGASAKDSFEFYRESGMSYVAMEKGQVIGFLFSQMIQYVNNIEKVLWIENVGVHPDHRRKGVGLKLLRKAALDSKKKGAKAVQSVIMPDSKNAVMLHKKVGFFMDGRKFAFLDLENFQ
- the argS gene encoding arginine--tRNA ligase translates to MDALGHFESCIKERLSKELASLGFTEDFTLERPDPEMADLALPCFQFAKSLRKAPQVIAKDLCASLSPDEHIGKVWEDRGYLNFRVNESLLGHLVIHEALDHRENFGRSDPRPGQILLEHTSVNPTGPIHVGRARNPLIGDTLARCLRMCGHHVTTEYYVNDVGKQVVLLTWALAHLTEKDVPPADREKMDYKLVGYYQVANKLMESSSEVATEISQMTQRFEAGDPDTIMNVRRTVDQMLDGIRESLSSVNVTLDHYTYESQYILDGSARDVVERLKASDYAMVEDGADYLNLEDFGVHGRDTRFFFTRKDGTTLYTTRDLAYHLDKFNRADQLLNILGEDQKLGQKQLASALQILGSERAPECIYYSFVSLPEGRMSTRKGLVVYLDDLLDEAVERAYNEVCSRRPDLDDDKKKQIAKDIGVSAVRFNIIRVQAEKQLIFKWEEALNFEGNSAPFVQYAHARCCSILRKIGEYNKQADLSVLSDPFERKLIWTLAQFPEVVMQAGEKRRINMLPTYGHELASALNQFYGAVQVLRSEHQDARLCLVEATRWALHNALITMGIAAPEEM
- the prf1 gene encoding peptide chain release factor aRF-1; this translates as MEGITGEILSDRQKYDFKRALEEIMDLKGRGTELISVYVPPGKQIFDVAAYLREEFSQSSNIKSASTRKNVQGAIQSILARLKYFKHPPANGVIFFVGEISASGDQTKMVQYVLEPPEPITTFLYRCDSDFHLEPLKDMLLEKKVYGLVVIDRSEATVGLLRGRTITVIRNLPSLVPSKHRMGGQSAQRFERLIEIAANEYYKKVADIMADSMLNLEGLEGILVGGPGPSKEFFVKEGYLHHELAKKVIDSFDIGYTDEYGLKELVDKAKDKLYDLDLMREKRFFHKFLEEVRKTDDSLAVYGEDHVRNAIMIGAVDTLLLSEGLRKRRITIECPACGTVEKSFDKSPEGSSVPCPKCDGVGNVVKDIDLVDDMFDNAGLMGTKVELISPESEEGDMLLKAFGGIVGLLRFSIGA
- the pyrH gene encoding UMP kinase; translated protein: MDKVVVSLGGSVIVPDDKDDVFLKRLAKMVSDLCDNYQIYLVCGGGKVARYYIRLGRSLDLSEDQLDDMGIMTTRLNAKLVSFALGEMAVIKIPEDIIEAHNLERKGKVVVMGGTVPGHTTDAVSSMLAKEVGAVRIINGTSVDAAYTADPKKDPNAERLSSITHQHLYELVNMGLHGAGPSNVFDKLGAQIARDNHIDIYIVNGRDMEEMRSAIEGKSIKGTVVSD
- a CDS encoding zinc ribbon domain-containing protein, whose amino-acid sequence is MDAIWKRCDRPSRESPSKGRWFQISIFGKKQPDKKKQQAKKKKQPVSKKELVKAADISPKKVQSKPSSKLTQVQHDALFTGGAFTILGGLLIALSAMLPWIDMQGSPVFMLDLLDIDILYITALCVPVLGALLMVFSIISLIYFYRPSKGRSKVLLMQVMAAVAVSLLIILVILLLQKEYQGQDVKYGTGAFLNVIGAILVMSGSVISTTVSQKTVKPASGFQGLTQRSMRPIGQKEWKPPETSVKLPRCPSCNEEMQPGWKACPSCGYALISENGNEWDQL